The region gaattttaaaaacaaccatTATACATTTACAAACTGATATATTACTCGGCATTAAAAAGCTCTAATTTACTGATATACACGCAAGGACACTGATAAATCATAGACAGCTGAGTAGAAGTCAAACTCGAGAGAAGACATATTCTGTGATTCCATGTGTGTGAAATTACAGAGAGGCAACACTAAACTGCACGGATAGAAATTAGTCCAATGTTTGTATGTGGGGAGAGAGTCATGAGAGAAGAGGGCGGGGAGTGGAATTAACTGGGAACATTCCAAAGTGAAGGACATGCTTTGTATCTTGATTGATGTGGTaatttatctatgtatctatctttgtgtgtgcttgtttttgtgtgtgtcaaAGTGCTtcgaactgtacatttaaaatctgcctgttttattacaggtatctcttttttttttttcctttttcaaatggaggtactgggaatagaACCAAGTACCTCGTGCAGGCTCAGCATGCACCctaccaactgagctatacccctatCCCCTGTTttattataagtaaaatataCCTCAGCcaaaaaattaacagaagtgATTTCTGAGTGATCAGACTTGAGggactgttttttcttttaagttggctAAATTTTTTGCAATGTGAATGTATTACATTTacaaccagaaaaaaacaaagcaattcttttcattttaacaaagAGATGAATGGCTCAACTAACAACAAAAATGTGTATATCCTTTGGCCCacaaattccacttctggaaattTATTTCCAGAAATTAAGAATGAGTCCAGGATGGGGGGATGGGGGACTGGTTAAGGGTTCACAGGCTTCAAGCTAGTATGAACAATAAAGTCCtatttttgcttaaaaatgtATGTGCATATACAGTTATAGAAAAATTCTATAAGGATAGTTGGACATCTAAATATTAATAAACTATGCCTCTGAAGTGGGTCTATAGGTAGcattaaaaaggaggaaatcagATTATCAGATTGTGGGTTAAATCATCACTCCCACTGAACCAAACACTGGACTCTGAGTTTTCTGGGGAGTGAGAATGAGTCTCCAGAGAGGCCTTGGAGTCGGGTAGCAGAGCAGGGATCATTACAAGGAGGAGAGAGACATGGATCAGTACCCCCCAGTGGCTATAGGGTAGTGGATCTCAAAGTGTGATCCCAGAGCCACCAGCCTCAGCATTGCCTGGGAACTTAGAAGAAGTGCAAACTCTTGGGCCATATCCCAGACCTGTTAAATCAGATACTCAGAATAAGCTCAACAATTTGGGTTTTAACAATCCCTACAGGTGATTCTCATGTGCACTCAAATTTGACAACAGCTATTACACTATTATAGGTTACAAAGCACAGGTGGCATTGGGGCTGTGCTAAGGGTAGGGTGGAGGTGCTTCTGACCACTTACTTCTCCAGCTGGCCCAAAAATATACTTGTTAATTGCATAAATTATTGAATGGATGCTAAAGATCTAAAAGTGAGTAAGGCAGGATTCTTGCCCTCTAGAAGCTCACACTTTAGGGGGAGAAGTAGCAGATGTGCTATAGGGTTGGTGCTATAGCAGTGCAATGAACAGAGCCCAGCTGCCACATTTTCTACATAGGTTCAAAGGGTAACAGGGACCACTTTTCAAAAGAAGTGACCATTGAGCTGACTCTTGAAAGTAGAGATTTATCAGGAGGACaactgggatgtgtgtgtgtgtgtgtgtgtgtgtgtgatcgaAACCTTCCAGTAGAGGGACTGGCATAACTAGCCATTTAGAAGCATGAAAAAAGCCTCTTTTGGAGAATGAAAAGTAGCCCAAGATGAGGATGACTCCAATGTAAATTAGGTGTGTGGGTGGCATGGCCCTGAGGCTGCTGAGGTATATTTTAGAAAAGATGACAAGGAAATTGCAATGAGGAGGAAGAGATCTAGAGTAGTCAAAGTCACAGAAGGTAGAAGGGTGGTTGCTGGGGCTGAGGGGTGGTAGAAATGGGGAGTTGCTGTTTAATGGGCAGATTTGCAATTTTATATGATGAAAAGTTTCTGGAAACAGGCTGCACAACAATGCGAATAGCTAATATTACTGAAAtgtacacttagaaatggttaatatggtaaattttatgttatgtgtttttcaccacaattttaaaaaactaaactaaaaaaagaggaagtgagaaaattattttcttcagttaTAAGAGGTTCTTTTTGGAGGAGgggaatgaagaagaaaaatttttcagATTGAATGGACTCACAGGATACCAGAAAATAGGTGAAAAATACCTATACTTAATGCGTCAGTCTGTGAGAActccataacaaaataccatagactgagtggtttaaacaaaaggaatttatttctcactgtctggaggctagaagtccaagatcatggaATTGGCAGGTTTAGTTAGTCCTGAGAtatctctccttggcttgcagatggctgccttctggCTGTGCCTTCACACGGCCTTTCCTCTGCGTGTATGCATTCCTGCTGTCTTTTCCACTTCTTATGACACCAGTCCCATTGGATTACGGTCCCActcttatgatctcatttaaccttaactacctctttaaaggcccccTCCCCAAATGTAGTCACACTGTGGGGTAGGGTTTCACCGTATGAATTTTGAGGGGTATACAATTCAGTCTGTAACACCTAGAGACCTTGTCCTGTAATACCAAGAATTAAAACTAtgattaataatttaaaacatggaaagaaaCAGATTCAGTTTTTCAGTCCCACTACTGACATTTCAGGTGCCCAATGGACATATGGGGCTTGCATCcaccatactggacagcacagatacagaacatttccatcgtCCTTCAAAGTTCTGTTGGATAGCAGTGGTCTAGAAATTGTGCAAGAAGTCATAAAACTCCTAAGGTTGTAATTGGCTCTAATTCACCCCCAggtccctcttcccttccttaaTCAGAGGATCATCCTCATTCAAACCACCTGGAAATTCAGCAAAGACTGTTAAGATTTATGTCACCTCTGATTTTCAATGCACAGATTAGCACATCGAAGAAAGATCTCTTGGGCTATGCAGCATTCTTGCTGCTGGGGCCATCGGATCTTTGTTTGGGAAACCTAGACTTATTACAGTACACAGAACCtaatagaataaagaaaacatatgTGTGATTTAAGAAGCCACACAATTTTATTatgaaggaaaactttttttttttttttgaggtaagaGGATTCTCCTCACTAGAATGGATAATGACAGAGTGACATACTCATAGTTGAATATTTCATTCCATATCTGAGGATTAGGACAAAGGAGTTGGTGATAatttttaattcactttaatTTCTCCTGTGTGTAACCCCTTTATTTATACGAAGTGTAAGATTCCTAGGAACAGTGTCCTTGAATAAGGCCCACAATGAGTAGGAGCTGAGTTCACTTCTTCAGGAGCCTTGTCCTCTGACGTCGTGGTTGTTGTCTGTCACCCCTGGGCAATTTACATCTGTGGTGCCTCCCAACCCCTCCTCCTCAGTCTCTGACAGAGGGGTATTTGCCTCTTTCTCATAGTAATACTGGATCAGCTGCTGAACCCCAGCCTTCGCTGCAGGTTTAAGCACAGAACTCACCAGTAACCCCTGGGCCCCAGACAACCTTTGCGTGATCATCAGAAGGCTGCAGCTCAGGTCTATGGCCCCATCTCAGCCTCACTCCTTGGTCTACTGAAGTAGTTCTAAGCAGCAGAGtactgggtgggaagggatagactgggatttcaaaattgtagaatagataaacaagattatactgtatggcacagggaaacatacacaaaatgttatggaagctcacagagaaaaaaatgtgacattgagtgtgtatatgtccatgtatgactgaaaaattgtgctgaacactggaatttgacgcaacattgtaaaatgattataaatcaataaaaaatgttaaaaaaaaaaaaaaagcagcagagtACAAAGCTGTGCCTGACTTTGCAGCACATTCCCACTGCTGGCAACAGCTGGACCACGCTGCTCTTGCTCATACTAACATTCTAGGGTAGAGAAGGCATATCTTTCTTTCCCTGTATCCCTGTATTAGGCAGGTTCCCTGCCTACTAGCTGCAGAACAGAGACCAGAGAATCCCCTGCGAAGCCCATCTCTGTGCTGCTGTCCGTGTGGCACCTTGTACGGCTTTCCTATTCTCTGGCTGTAAAGATGAAGCTTCAGGGTCTAGGAATCAGGCTGGTGATCAGCCTGCTCCAGAGACGTGCTTGGTGGAGGACAAAGTGGGTGAGGCCAGGCAAGGGCTTTGGGAGCAGAATCTGGCAAAACCAAGAGCCTGCAGAGGGTGGCCAGATCcccagagaggaggaaaaaggtCTTTTTCTGGGTGCCACATGAAGTGACAACCACAAGGTACAGCAGGAGGCAGTAAAGGAGCAGGTCATGATGGGTCTCGGTGAAGCCTAGCTGGATCGGACTACGCTAGAATGGAAGACAACACTCAAACTGTTTCCCTTGGGCTGTGGTCTGAAGGAGCCCAGGGCTCAGTCAGAGGACATCTTACCCAACAACCCCCAGCCTCTCTTTGTTTTAAGTTTGGGGCCTGGAATGAGGAATGGGACCTTATTTCTCTTCTTGGTCTCCCCATCCAGATCACCAGGGACTTCCTCTGCTTCACATGGACCTCATTTCATGCAGTTATGGGGCCCCAAATTACCACAAAATCCAGTCAGTGAGAAGTGAGACTGCTCTAGTAGGTCTAGACCCACTCTGCCCAGCTCTCTGTCCCATGAGGAGGGAAGATGGTTGCTTTCCCCAGTGATCAGCAAGGGCATGACTCCTACAAATGTTTGTCCATTTGTACTGACTGAACCTTGTCCCCTTGTCACACACTCAGCCTCAAAAGACCTTGGCATTTCCAACATGTCCCTGCCACATTCTATTGCTAGTTCACAAAAGAAGCCATGGAGACCCGGAGTTAAGAGAGATCAAGTAACTGTGATTCTGATATAGAAGCaacttttaatttctcttttcagtttaaaaattaacataagcAAATTACAGTACCCAGTTGGGCAATTAGAAAGTGAATGGCACATGAATGGGGAAAGGTCACAATATCCTTCACGTCTAGTACATAATAAATCCACAGTATTCGACaactgaaagagagagaaattgggCGAAAAAATAGCGGCTAGGACTTGCTAAGAGAGGGGACAAAGCTGGCTCCGGTCACATGTCTTTTAGCTCTAGGATCAAAAGAATAGCATACTTCTGTCCATTTCTAACGACTTGTTGTGCTCAGTCCTTGTGTACAGTCCTATCGGAGACCTTTGAGAAAGGAAATATGATGCCTCACAGGCTCTCCTTATCCTATGAAGCCTGTAGAAGCTTCCTGTATATGTTCCAGTATAATGTGCAGCAGAAGGGTTATGGTACGCTTGGCAAAGTATATCTGATCTTCTATAGGCATCGTGAGGCCCTTAGCCTCAGGGCTTTTCATCAGCCGTTTCCCTACTGCTTCCAAATGCTTCCAAGACTCATCCGTGCACTTCTGGGTGACATTAATGGCAGAAGCCTTTAGTTCTGTTACCAGCTCAGTAGAAGAAAGCTTGTCAGCAAATTCAGCTATCAGTTTTGCTGTCTCATAGAGCACCCACCTATGTTCAAGCCTACATGCCTCAGGAAGGGTAACTGAGCGCTGGACCCGCCTCAGCTCCCCTGGGGGTCCTCCCTGATCCCTCAGAACAACCGTAGTAATGCCAGTCCCTTCCTCCTCATTGTGCTTTTTACTCTCACGGATGAGGGTTTCAGTGGTATCCTTTCCTCCCATCTTAACAAGCTGAAGCTGCAGAAGGTGGGCCTCAGTTGGGCAGCCAACCTCCTCCAGGACCACCTCCAGAGCTAAGCTGGATAGGTACTCAGGCAGAGGGGCTAAGGAGGAGGCCATGCCCAAAAGATCCTGGCAGGTCTTGGGATCTGGGAGAGGGATCTGGTTGGAGAGCCTGTTCAGAGCATGCCCAGTTTCTGTGAAAGACGGCTGGAAGTTCAAGGCTCCTTTCTGGCCATTTCTTGGAAAGGCAGCCACTGGGGACAGGAAAACACAGCAAAGGAGCAGCACAGCCTGGACCATGGTGGGTCAGCAGAACAGCCCTGCTGGAAAGAAGCAGTGCTCAGGTTGGGAAGCGGGGAGAGGCCTGGGATGAAGAGACCCCGAGACTGGTCAGAGCTAGGAAGTGTCTTAGCCCTTGGGAACTTTAATCACCCCGGACATCAGACCTTATAGGCTGTGGGTGATACTCACCTACTCCGGGAAGAAACAGGACAGAGGAAAGAGGTCTGAACACGTCCTTTGCCTCGGTGCTTCCGTGATCTGAATCACTGCTTTCTAGATCTGATCTTCTCTTTATCCCAGCCAAAAAAGTTGACCCCTCTGAAAACAGTGAAGGACATaacattcacaaatatttatccaCCTCTTCGTGGTTCAGGCTTTGCCCTCACCTTTGCCCCCATGCCAACAATCAGGCCTGCTCCCTTTGTGGCCACTGCTTTTCCCGCCCCATATTCTCCCCAACCTAAGGACTTCTCTAGACCCAAACTTAGATCAGGAAAAATTCCTTTACATCTTCTGGGGAAGCAGGGAGATCAAAGACAGGGATGCCAATGATTTCTAGGTAAAAGACCCCAAAATAATTCTTATTCAATGAATTTAACAGGTAGAGCAATGGGATGATAGTACCTACCAGAAAGTCAGATCAAACCAGAGCAACTTTTCAGTTTTGACATTCTTAATTACAGTGAAATACCCTAATtaaatacatgatagtacctCTTTCTAAGCCTGTGTCAAAACTATAGGGATTGACTTCTTTTCTCATCCAGGATTCTAGGTGAGAAACTGCAGTCTGGACAATAATGAACAATGGTTTATGGTGCCTCCTAAAACTGGTACAAAAGTCCACACATCATTGTGCCACAGAGCTTCCTCTGTGGTGCTATAACCCACCCTGGCAGACTGCCAAAGGGAACTGTCCAAGAAGTGGTCCTGGGTTCCTCTTCCTCTCTTACTCACTCCTCTCAGTTCCAGGAGGGGCCCTTAACAAGCAAGAAGAAATCAGTTCCAAGAATAAGAGAAGTAAGCCTTCAGAGAGCTACTGGGGACACACTCCTAAAGTTGGGGGAACTGGATGTAGAGATATCCAACCCCGTCCATGGGGAATGTCTACTGCTTCTGTCCAGCTTGGGGAAGTTTTGGATCCTATCAGATTCTTCCATTTCTGACTTGACTTCACCATCCATAACTGGTCCTGTCTCCATTTCCAGTTCCTCAGTCAGCGTCACTCTCATCTTCAATATAAAAATGACTTTCCGT is a window of Camelus bactrianus isolate YW-2024 breed Bactrian camel chromosome 12, ASM4877302v1, whole genome shotgun sequence DNA encoding:
- the LOC141579361 gene encoding uncharacterized protein LOC141579361; the protein is MVQAVLLLCCVFLSPVAAFPRNGQKGALNFQPSFTETGHALNRLSNQIPLPDPKTCQDLLGMASSLAPLPEYLSSLALEVVLEEVGCPTEAHLLQLQLVKMGGKDTTETLIRESKKHNEEEGTGITTVVLRDQGGPPGELRRVQRSVTLPEACRLEHRWVLYETAKLIAEFADKLSSTELVTELKASAINVTQKCTDESWKHLEAVGKRLMKSPEAKGLTMPIEDQIYFAKRTITLLLHIILEHIQEASTGFIG